A genomic segment from uncultured Desulfuromonas sp. encodes:
- a CDS encoding TOBE domain-containing protein: MSAPHSLSGSLWLNKDTHNYLSSKRIALLEQIETTGSLSRAAKLCGMSYKSAWDALAAMNSLAEQPLTEASTGGRDGGGTHLTDAGSRAVKLYRTIEKEHSRVLTLLTENFDDYSHLYSLLQRLAMRTSARNTLQGRVTSLRDEGLLTTVELMLECGQTLLSQITTDSVCALGISEESRVFAMVKAPCLTFVAQDSTTAVNPLYGTVVSSRQQGDLIEIDLDLGQNVPLSAVVPHDAVPDRNWQAGSRLCATIKPSQVMIGVA; the protein is encoded by the coding sequence ATGTCAGCACCCCATTCCCTGTCGGGCTCTTTGTGGCTTAACAAGGACACCCACAACTACTTAAGCAGCAAGCGGATAGCACTGCTCGAACAGATAGAAACAACCGGCTCCCTTAGCCGAGCCGCCAAACTGTGTGGCATGAGCTATAAAAGTGCCTGGGATGCCCTGGCTGCCATGAACAGCCTTGCGGAACAGCCATTGACCGAAGCGTCGACCGGAGGGCGGGATGGTGGCGGCACTCACCTGACAGACGCCGGCAGCCGCGCCGTGAAATTGTATCGCACCATTGAAAAAGAACATTCCCGAGTCCTGACGCTTCTCACTGAAAACTTTGATGACTACTCCCATCTGTACAGCCTTTTGCAACGGCTGGCCATGCGCACCAGCGCCCGCAATACGTTGCAGGGGCGTGTGACCTCATTGCGTGATGAAGGATTGTTGACGACGGTCGAGCTGATGTTGGAGTGTGGCCAGACGCTTTTGTCCCAAATTACGACGGACAGCGTCTGTGCTCTTGGAATATCAGAAGAGAGTCGGGTTTTTGCCATGGTAAAAGCGCCCTGTCTGACGTTTGTCGCTCAGGATTCGACAACAGCCGTGAATCCCTTGTACGGCACCGTCGTATCTTCCCGCCAACAGGGTGATCTGATCGAGATTGATCTGGATCTTGGTCAGAATGTCCCTTTGAGTGCTGTGGTTCCTCACGATGCTGTTCCGGACCGGAACTGGCAGGCAGGAAGTCGACTGTGCGCAACCATCAAACCAAGCCAGGTGATGATCGGAGTTGCTTAA
- a CDS encoding Nif3-like dinuclear metal center hexameric protein, whose protein sequence is MMAKNSCVRLHDLIGWINRNYPQSLAEDWDNVGLQVGDLKQEIAKVMVALEPTETTVRDAIDQQCQLLISHHPLLFKPLKKISKNDETGRILFEAIQNNLAIVCSHTNLDHAADGLNDWLAKILDLSSTQPLLRPRTGDLLKLVVFVPEDHTETVADALYGAGAGHIGRYDRCSFRSHGTGTFRPGQETQPFIGTIGEEEQVAEVRLETIIPRQRLSAALQRMEKAHPYEEVAYDVIPLENQRQDIGLGRIGRLQRPLSLDELAGQCKKKLVCNALRVVAPQQPRPVEKVAVCGGSGASLIHEAARQGADVLITGDVKYHEAMTARSLNLALIDAGHFATEHLMATALAARLEQYSQQQGWKLIITTAQHECDPFTHI, encoded by the coding sequence ATGATGGCAAAAAACTCCTGTGTACGACTGCATGATCTGATTGGCTGGATCAATCGCAACTACCCGCAGAGCCTAGCGGAGGATTGGGACAATGTCGGTCTGCAAGTCGGTGATTTAAAACAGGAAATAGCCAAAGTCATGGTGGCTCTGGAACCCACCGAAACCACCGTCAGAGACGCCATCGATCAACAGTGTCAGCTCCTGATTTCCCACCATCCCCTGCTGTTTAAACCACTGAAAAAAATTTCAAAAAACGACGAAACAGGTCGAATCCTCTTTGAGGCCATCCAAAACAATCTGGCCATTGTTTGCTCCCATACCAACCTTGATCACGCTGCTGACGGTCTCAATGACTGGCTGGCGAAAATTCTTGACCTGAGCTCGACACAACCCCTTTTGCGCCCCCGAACCGGCGACCTGCTTAAGCTGGTGGTATTTGTCCCCGAAGACCACACAGAAACCGTTGCTGATGCGCTTTATGGTGCCGGTGCCGGCCATATAGGCCGATACGACCGCTGCTCCTTCCGCAGCCACGGGACAGGAACTTTTCGCCCTGGTCAAGAGACACAGCCCTTTATCGGAACCATTGGCGAAGAGGAACAGGTCGCGGAAGTCCGCTTGGAGACGATTATTCCTCGCCAGCGGTTATCCGCCGCACTCCAGCGCATGGAGAAAGCCCATCCTTACGAGGAGGTGGCTTACGATGTGATCCCACTCGAAAACCAACGTCAGGATATAGGCTTGGGACGGATCGGACGACTGCAGCGACCATTAAGTCTGGACGAGTTGGCTGGGCAGTGCAAAAAGAAGCTCGTCTGCAACGCACTGCGTGTTGTTGCCCCTCAACAACCGCGACCAGTGGAAAAAGTCGCTGTTTGCGGTGGCAGCGGCGCTTCGTTGATCCATGAAGCGGCCCGCCAGGGTGCCGATGTTTTGATTACCGGTGATGTCAAATACCATGAAGCCATGACAGCCCGCTCTTTGAATCTGGCACTCATTGATGCCGGTCATTTTGCCACAGAGCATCTAATGGCGACGGCACTGGCAGCACGGTTGGAACAGTATAGCCAGCAACAAGGATGGAAACTTATTATCACAACAGCACAACATGAATGTGATCCGTTTACTCACATATAG
- a CDS encoding NUDIX hydrolase, whose translation MADQLTCPHCGKTVTYYRNPFPTVDIIIRQGDSIVLIERKNEPLGWALPGGFVDYGESFEHAAVREAKEETGLTLKNLAQFRVYSDPQRDPRQHNISLVFTAEGDGILCGGDDAASAKLFPLDKLPSPLCFDHAEIIADYLNACAKD comes from the coding sequence ATGGCTGACCAACTGACTTGCCCCCATTGCGGCAAAACCGTTACCTATTATCGTAATCCGTTCCCGACGGTGGATATCATCATTCGTCAGGGCGACAGCATTGTACTGATTGAGCGTAAAAACGAACCGTTGGGTTGGGCATTGCCCGGGGGTTTTGTTGATTATGGTGAGAGCTTTGAGCATGCGGCGGTCCGCGAAGCCAAGGAAGAAACCGGCCTGACTCTGAAAAATCTGGCTCAGTTTCGGGTTTACTCCGATCCTCAACGCGACCCTCGTCAGCACAATATTTCTCTGGTGTTCACCGCTGAAGGTGACGGCATTTTATGCGGGGGCGATGACGCTGCGTCAGCCAAGCTATTTCCTCTCGACAAGCTGCCGTCTCCACTCTGCTTTGACCATGCCGAGATCATTGCCGATTATCTCAACGCCTGTGCAAAGGACTAA
- a CDS encoding diguanylate cyclase — translation MASSFSLTNFNALLLRPPRSMRIKIFLLLLLPLWLLGATTFLYLEHSAFDKGRNLFLVQEQQRLDFSEQLLLRDLDILLSDISILSDNQVLLDYIGSTRSSQNLYEQLARRFSTFLKDRAIYDQLRYIDENGMEHLRLNYLSDGKISVSPPEALQNKKQRYYFDETMRLAPGEIYLSLFDLNVEHGQIEKPYRPMLRISVPMYDSSRIFRGILILNYRAQLLLDRFKKSLGTPQQIYYHLLNYNGYWLSHHNREKEWGFATLSDVSFRREYAEVWAQMSCKNEGLVVNRNRGFLFKKCSLLDSTVLTAPLLKRIPQRILPALELTIVSEFPFLSFPTHLLVERRQDVLFVALFLALVSIGCWRLATVISEKKQWSTLSSLLSHSVESAPSAFIVTDRLGHIQYINSKFTEISGYLPEEVIGQKPDILKSGETSNEEYRALWQKISSGEQWQGTFHNCRKDGTKYWVEAFIAPLMDKKKRVIYYVGIQHDITEKLKLQHKLEFMASHDTLTGVFNRQTLSMKLNQDLNRSLRYNHSLAVCLFDVDHFKNINDTYGHHAGDAVLCQLCEITTQTIRNTDYLARYGGEEFVLILPETDLHSAEELADRLRQTIANHCFDLGSTTLEGVSVSMGLSAYPQHATIVDDLLKIADEAMYAAKRQGRNRIVVAALSDVHKRV, via the coding sequence ATGGCTAGCAGCTTTTCTCTGACAAACTTTAACGCTCTTCTGCTGCGTCCACCGCGCTCCATGCGGATCAAAATTTTTCTACTGTTGCTTCTCCCCTTATGGCTACTCGGAGCGACAACATTTCTCTATCTTGAACACAGTGCTTTCGACAAGGGACGAAACCTGTTTCTGGTGCAGGAACAACAACGCCTGGATTTTTCCGAACAGCTCTTGCTGCGTGATCTGGACATTCTGCTTTCTGATATCAGCATCCTTTCCGATAATCAGGTTTTGCTTGATTACATCGGCAGTACCCGCTCCAGTCAAAACCTCTATGAGCAACTGGCAAGACGTTTCAGCACATTTCTTAAAGACAGGGCAATTTACGACCAGCTGCGCTATATCGATGAAAATGGCATGGAGCACTTACGCCTGAACTATCTCAGTGATGGGAAAATATCGGTATCACCGCCAGAAGCTCTACAAAACAAAAAGCAACGCTACTATTTCGATGAGACCATGCGACTAGCGCCGGGTGAGATCTATTTATCTCTATTTGATCTAAACGTTGAACATGGTCAGATCGAAAAACCCTACCGCCCCATGTTGCGGATTTCCGTTCCGATGTATGATTCTTCGCGGATTTTTCGCGGCATTCTCATTTTAAACTATCGAGCACAGCTGCTTCTGGATCGGTTTAAAAAAAGTCTCGGCACACCGCAACAGATTTATTATCACCTACTGAACTACAACGGCTACTGGTTGAGCCATCACAACAGGGAGAAAGAATGGGGCTTTGCCACCCTCTCGGACGTCAGTTTTCGCCGCGAGTACGCTGAGGTTTGGGCGCAGATGTCCTGTAAAAACGAGGGTCTGGTGGTCAATCGAAACAGGGGATTTCTATTCAAAAAATGTTCGTTGCTTGACTCGACCGTTTTGACCGCTCCACTGTTGAAACGAATTCCGCAACGCATTTTACCGGCCTTGGAACTGACCATCGTTTCGGAATTTCCGTTCTTGTCGTTCCCAACGCATCTTCTGGTTGAACGACGCCAGGATGTGCTTTTTGTGGCTCTTTTTCTGGCGTTGGTATCAATAGGCTGTTGGCGATTGGCAACTGTTATCAGTGAAAAAAAACAATGGTCGACGCTTTCAAGCCTTCTCTCCCACAGTGTTGAATCCGCACCCTCCGCATTTATAGTTACGGACCGACTTGGCCACATTCAGTACATCAACAGCAAATTTACTGAGATCAGCGGCTACTTACCTGAAGAGGTGATTGGACAAAAACCGGATATCCTGAAATCAGGTGAAACTTCAAACGAAGAGTACCGCGCCTTGTGGCAAAAGATTTCATCGGGAGAACAGTGGCAGGGAACATTTCACAACTGCCGAAAAGATGGGACAAAATATTGGGTGGAGGCGTTTATCGCACCGCTTATGGATAAGAAAAAGAGGGTGATTTATTACGTCGGCATCCAGCACGACATTACTGAAAAACTCAAATTGCAGCATAAGCTTGAATTTATGGCGAGTCATGACACACTGACCGGCGTCTTTAACCGTCAAACACTGTCAATGAAACTGAACCAGGATCTCAACCGTAGCCTGCGATATAATCATTCTCTGGCGGTATGCCTGTTTGACGTTGATCATTTTAAAAACATCAATGATACCTATGGCCACCATGCCGGCGATGCGGTGCTGTGTCAGTTGTGTGAAATCACGACGCAAACGATACGCAACACGGATTACCTCGCCCGCTATGGCGGAGAGGAATTTGTTCTTATTCTTCCGGAAACAGACCTTCACAGCGCTGAGGAGCTGGCAGATCGCTTACGACAGACCATCGCCAACCATTGTTTCGATCTCGGTTCGACAACCTTAGAGGGAGTTTCCGTCAGCATGGGATTGTCGGCCTATCCACAACATGCCACCATCGTTGATGATTTGCTGAAGATTGCGGACGAAGCGATGTACGCTGCCAAGCGACAGGGCCGCAACCGAATTGTCGTTGCAGCCCTGTCAGACGTACATAAAAGGGTCTAG
- the mobB gene encoding molybdopterin-guanine dinucleotide biosynthesis protein B: MTPPAVSFIAKSGTGKTTLVEKVIAELKKRHYRVGAIKHDAHRFEIDHQGKDSYRFTEAGADTMLVSSSSKLALVKQHTQAPEINELITTYFSDVDIVLTEGFKQSSMPKIEVYRQNYSDELISRGLTPDPSLIAVASDTPLEVDVPLLDLQDVDAITDFIISSFSLSRTES; this comes from the coding sequence ATGACCCCACCGGCTGTCTCATTCATCGCCAAATCAGGTACAGGAAAAACCACACTGGTCGAAAAAGTCATTGCCGAGCTGAAAAAGCGTCATTATCGGGTTGGAGCCATCAAGCACGATGCCCATCGTTTTGAAATCGATCATCAAGGCAAAGACAGTTATCGCTTTACTGAAGCCGGAGCGGATACCATGCTGGTCAGCTCATCATCCAAGTTGGCTCTGGTCAAACAGCACACTCAGGCCCCAGAGATCAACGAGCTGATCACGACCTATTTTTCTGATGTGGATATTGTCCTGACCGAAGGATTCAAGCAAAGCTCCATGCCGAAAATTGAGGTGTACCGTCAGAACTACAGTGATGAACTAATCAGCCGAGGCTTAACCCCCGATCCATCACTGATTGCGGTGGCCAGTGATACCCCTTTAGAGGTCGATGTTCCTCTTCTGGATCTGCAAGATGTCGATGCGATTACTGATTTTATCATCAGCTCATTTTCGCTCTCCAGAACAGAGAGTTAA
- a CDS encoding YIP1 family protein, with protein sequence MAQAVCECGSFQQKIRETLYFIKEVLLDPAAQFRNMPRQGGYVEPVIAVAGLGLIAGVLRVLVTFYYMINGAEVGLLTALSSIITTPIVVVALCYLSAFLLSVVMKLLGADSSLELAFRVTSYLAVISPIAVVVAAVPYFGSVVILAILAYLLVMAAIEVYQLNSNTAWMVFGIGFAALALLSVVSDFQKQPRPDTSQPAAIELQAPKAHH encoded by the coding sequence ATGGCTCAGGCAGTTTGTGAGTGTGGTTCATTTCAGCAGAAAATTCGTGAGACACTTTATTTTATCAAAGAGGTTCTACTTGATCCGGCGGCTCAGTTTCGCAATATGCCACGCCAGGGTGGTTATGTTGAACCCGTGATTGCAGTTGCCGGACTTGGCCTCATCGCCGGAGTTCTGCGCGTTCTCGTCACATTTTATTATATGATCAACGGTGCCGAAGTTGGTCTGTTGACGGCGTTGTCATCGATTATCACCACGCCGATTGTTGTTGTCGCCCTGTGTTATCTCTCGGCCTTTCTGCTCAGCGTTGTCATGAAGCTGCTCGGTGCGGATTCCTCTTTGGAACTTGCCTTTCGCGTGACCAGCTATCTGGCCGTAATCAGTCCGATCGCCGTGGTTGTCGCAGCAGTTCCCTACTTTGGCAGTGTGGTGATTCTGGCGATTCTGGCCTATCTGCTGGTCATGGCGGCCATTGAAGTCTACCAGCTCAACAGCAATACGGCCTGGATGGTGTTCGGCATTGGCTTTGCGGCCCTGGCGCTGCTCTCCGTGGTTTCTGATTTTCAGAAGCAGCCGCGGCCCGACACGTCTCAACCGGCAGCGATCGAGTTACAGGCGCCCAAAGCACATCATTGA
- a CDS encoding lysophospholipid acyltransferase family protein — MITVPLEQNAYHTDKASSGLLSAQLPTAAFYIRAFSIVFKAAWMARRDIYTDGDWSRSSLDILRALEKSGAQLHIEGMEHVCASHEPCVFIGNHMSTLETFILPGLIAPYRRVTFVVKKSLIDYPVFKHVMRSRQPVVVNRTNPREDLKAVLDQGCEKLAQGTSIIVFPQTTRTTEFDPDQFNSIGIKLAKKASVPIIPLALRSDAWGNGKKIKDFGKIDPLRPIHFEFGAPLDAQGNAKEIQHELVEFIQQRLKQWF, encoded by the coding sequence ATGATTACAGTTCCTCTGGAGCAGAATGCCTACCATACCGATAAGGCCAGCAGTGGTCTTTTATCCGCGCAACTGCCGACTGCGGCTTTTTATATCCGGGCTTTTTCGATTGTCTTCAAAGCAGCATGGATGGCCCGTCGCGATATCTACACCGACGGGGACTGGTCGCGCAGCAGTCTGGACATTCTTCGCGCACTGGAAAAATCAGGAGCGCAACTCCATATTGAGGGCATGGAGCATGTCTGTGCCAGTCATGAGCCCTGTGTGTTTATCGGTAATCACATGAGCACCCTCGAAACATTTATTCTGCCAGGACTGATTGCCCCTTACCGGCGAGTGACCTTTGTCGTGAAAAAAAGCCTGATTGATTATCCGGTGTTCAAACATGTCATGCGTTCGCGCCAACCGGTAGTCGTCAATCGCACCAATCCGCGTGAAGATCTTAAGGCGGTCCTTGATCAGGGCTGCGAAAAGCTCGCCCAAGGTACCAGCATTATCGTGTTTCCTCAAACCACCCGGACCACGGAGTTTGATCCCGATCAGTTCAACTCCATCGGCATCAAGCTGGCTAAAAAGGCCAGTGTACCGATCATCCCGCTGGCACTGCGCAGCGACGCCTGGGGCAATGGTAAAAAGATTAAGGATTTTGGCAAAATTGATCCGTTACGTCCGATTCATTTTGAGTTTGGAGCCCCTCTAGATGCTCAAGGTAATGCCAAAGAGATTCAACATGAATTGGTCGAGTTTATTCAACAACGCCTCAAACAATGGTTTTAG
- a CDS encoding radical SAM/SPASM domain-containing protein translates to MSISHSSVIAAEPVPALRRFPSKLFVETTTFCNLSCPMCVKHAEGSTIEEGNLSQQTFEALKPAFPHLDALFLNGIGEPLLHPQLASFVAQARREMPADAWIGFQSNGLLFTEDNARELIDAGTNRICLSIDSLSPALFRKIRQGGQVGAVHHAFKVLDEARRNSATPDVKLGMELVAVRQNVHELPELIQWAADQGVDFALVTQMLPYDSRYCDNVAYDINTDAAVTIFEQGCQKAHRLGIDLVEWLQNAWTRQKPGDDVMTRLIQEMKSQARDQGVFFNLTTLAARSREQQQQVEEHFERARQVAEQCGLTLNLPSLVATQQRHCAFVEDGGAFISWDGTIHPCYNLWHNYRCFLNGWENRVATRQFGNINELGLEALWNRDDFIHFRRNVLEYDYPFCSCCTVAPCDYIDNDAFEEDCYLRSEPCGTCLWAMGLLQCLH, encoded by the coding sequence ATGAGCATAAGTCATTCTTCTGTCATTGCGGCCGAGCCGGTTCCCGCGTTGCGACGGTTCCCCAGTAAACTGTTTGTCGAGACCACCACGTTTTGCAACCTGTCCTGCCCCATGTGCGTTAAACATGCCGAGGGCAGTACCATTGAGGAGGGAAACCTGTCTCAGCAAACGTTTGAGGCTCTGAAACCGGCCTTTCCCCACCTTGATGCATTGTTTCTTAACGGTATTGGCGAGCCCCTGCTGCATCCGCAGTTAGCGTCGTTTGTGGCTCAGGCGCGTCGTGAAATGCCCGCGGATGCCTGGATCGGCTTTCAGTCCAACGGTCTGTTGTTTACAGAAGACAATGCTCGCGAACTGATTGATGCCGGCACCAATCGCATCTGTCTGTCGATCGACTCCCTTAGCCCGGCCCTGTTTCGCAAAATCCGCCAGGGTGGTCAAGTTGGTGCCGTTCACCATGCCTTCAAAGTGCTTGATGAAGCCCGTCGCAACAGCGCCACCCCTGATGTCAAATTGGGTATGGAGTTGGTTGCCGTGCGCCAGAATGTCCACGAACTGCCGGAGCTCATCCAATGGGCGGCTGATCAAGGCGTCGATTTTGCTCTGGTGACCCAGATGCTGCCTTATGATTCCCGTTACTGTGACAATGTTGCCTATGACATCAACACGGATGCCGCGGTCACCATTTTCGAACAGGGCTGTCAAAAAGCCCATCGTCTGGGGATCGACCTGGTCGAATGGCTGCAAAACGCCTGGACCCGTCAAAAACCGGGTGATGATGTCATGACCCGACTGATTCAGGAAATGAAGAGTCAAGCCCGTGATCAGGGGGTCTTTTTCAATCTGACCACGCTGGCAGCCCGCTCACGAGAACAGCAGCAACAGGTGGAGGAACATTTTGAGCGCGCGCGCCAGGTCGCAGAGCAGTGTGGACTGACGCTCAATCTGCCTTCTCTGGTTGCCACTCAGCAGCGTCATTGCGCGTTTGTTGAAGACGGTGGTGCCTTTATCAGTTGGGACGGTACGATCCACCCCTGTTACAATCTGTGGCACAACTACCGCTGCTTTCTCAATGGCTGGGAAAACCGTGTCGCGACCCGTCAATTCGGCAACATTAACGAACTCGGTCTGGAAGCATTATGGAATCGGGACGACTTTATCCACTTCCGACGTAATGTGCTTGAGTATGACTACCCGTTTTGCAGCTGCTGCACGGTGGCACCTTGCGACTATATCGACAACGACGCGTTTGAAGAGGATTGTTATCTGCGCAGCGAACCCTGCGGCACCTGTCTGTGGGCCATGGGCCTGCTGCAATGTCTTCACTGA
- a CDS encoding MBL fold metallo-hydrolase, with protein MKLTILCENTVGRAIPAIGEHGFACFLETQSGSYLIDSGQGFGIIQNARVLEKDLSRVDAVVVSHGHYDHAGGLEAVLRMRGQVPVYAHPDIFASRYSRTPHSLRFIGIPQRRELLETLGAQFHDTAQFQQIGEGVFVTGTIPRTTDFEVGDANLVQPDGQGGYVADSFADDMAVVVETPKGLVVILGCAHAGMINTLNYIAKVMQRDQFYAVVGGTHLGPVSTQQFDQTVEALKGFRVEKIGVSHCTGQARAAQLRELFPGQFFYGSVGAVLEVS; from the coding sequence ATGAAGCTGACAATTTTATGTGAGAACACCGTGGGGCGGGCTATCCCTGCCATCGGTGAACACGGTTTTGCCTGCTTTCTGGAAACACAGAGCGGGTCTTATTTGATCGATAGCGGTCAAGGTTTTGGAATTATTCAAAATGCACGTGTCCTGGAGAAGGACCTGTCGCGCGTGGACGCGGTTGTGGTCAGCCATGGCCACTATGATCATGCCGGTGGGCTTGAGGCCGTGTTGCGAATGCGTGGTCAGGTGCCTGTCTATGCACATCCGGATATCTTTGCGTCGCGTTATTCCAGGACGCCTCACAGCCTGCGTTTTATCGGCATTCCGCAACGGCGCGAGCTTCTCGAAACGCTGGGCGCTCAATTTCATGACACTGCCCAGTTTCAACAGATTGGTGAAGGCGTCTTTGTCACTGGCACCATTCCCCGAACCACCGATTTTGAAGTCGGAGATGCCAATCTGGTTCAGCCTGACGGTCAGGGGGGGTATGTCGCGGATTCTTTTGCCGATGATATGGCAGTTGTTGTTGAGACACCAAAAGGCCTGGTGGTGATTCTCGGTTGCGCCCATGCCGGCATGATCAACACCCTCAACTACATTGCTAAAGTAATGCAACGTGACCAGTTCTATGCTGTGGTTGGCGGTACGCATCTTGGTCCCGTCTCGACACAGCAGTTTGATCAGACCGTGGAAGCGCTCAAAGGGTTTCGTGTTGAAAAAATTGGCGTCTCCCACTGTACTGGACAGGCGCGCGCCGCCCAGTTGCGAGAGCTTTTTCCCGGCCAGTTTTTTTACGGGTCTGTCGGAGCCGTTCTGGAAGTTTCGTAA
- a CDS encoding glycine zipper 2TM domain-containing protein — translation MKFFSVVLVVVLLFVSGCAPRQSENVYSRSQAQRQLSVYYGTVLGVTPVTIEGTQTGLGTVAGGVVGGIAGNTVGGGHGRALATAVGVLGGALIGSAVEEGATRQNGLEITVELDSGEVIAVVQQADDYYAIGDRVRIIYGPGGVTRVRQ, via the coding sequence ATGAAATTTTTCAGTGTCGTTTTAGTTGTCGTTCTTCTCTTTGTGTCAGGCTGTGCACCGCGGCAGTCGGAGAATGTCTATAGTCGCTCCCAAGCCCAGCGTCAGCTTTCCGTGTATTACGGTACGGTTCTCGGTGTAACGCCAGTCACGATTGAGGGAACCCAGACTGGCCTCGGTACTGTTGCCGGAGGAGTCGTTGGTGGTATTGCCGGAAATACCGTGGGTGGTGGCCATGGCCGCGCGTTGGCAACTGCGGTCGGAGTTCTTGGTGGTGCCCTGATTGGATCTGCCGTGGAAGAGGGAGCGACGCGGCAAAATGGTCTGGAAATAACCGTCGAGCTGGATAGTGGTGAAGTGATCGCCGTTGTTCAGCAAGCCGATGACTATTATGCGATTGGTGACCGGGTGCGAATCATCTATGGCCCCGGAGGAGTGACCAGGGTGCGCCAGTAG
- a CDS encoding ArsC family (seleno)protein — translation MDARKEKMDEQAAWALLKEARQVFAAKGKSRKEFEVNEDNRDDILKAAMGPSGNLRAPTFKVGEDYLVGYNEEMYEALLSE, via the coding sequence GTGGATGCCCGTAAAGAGAAAATGGACGAACAGGCCGCTTGGGCTTTGTTGAAAGAGGCGCGCCAGGTGTTTGCCGCCAAAGGAAAGTCGCGTAAAGAGTTCGAGGTTAACGAAGACAACCGCGATGACATTCTCAAGGCAGCCATGGGACCGTCAGGGAATCTGCGGGCACCGACGTTTAAAGTGGGTGAGGATTACCTGGTCGGCTACAACGAAGAGATGTATGAGGCCTTGCTCAGCGAGTAA
- a CDS encoding C4-type zinc ribbon domain-containing protein → MKEEVQLLIDLQELDQHIISGRKKQEKLREEQAELTVKTDKLTALISQLDGEIATIESERAEVNQALLKEQDNIEKSESRLPEIKTQKEYLAILKEVDVAKKQSKDLQEILQDRDNALNTLKEDRDEKQQELDALKSTCDSRCSDINDLLTEIDESLVSEDTKRAGLIELVQPRIRQRYELLLKRRNGTALVEARRGTCLGCNMHLPPQFFNNMLKKQSIDSCPHCNRLLFIMPDGE, encoded by the coding sequence GTGAAAGAAGAAGTACAGCTACTTATTGACTTGCAAGAACTCGATCAGCACATCATCAGCGGACGAAAAAAGCAGGAAAAACTGCGTGAGGAACAAGCTGAACTGACCGTCAAAACGGACAAACTCACGGCGTTGATTTCCCAGCTGGATGGTGAAATCGCCACCATTGAATCTGAGCGTGCTGAAGTCAATCAAGCCCTCCTCAAAGAGCAGGACAACATTGAAAAATCTGAATCGCGATTGCCGGAGATCAAAACGCAGAAAGAATATCTGGCGATTCTCAAGGAGGTTGACGTTGCCAAGAAGCAATCCAAAGACCTTCAGGAGATTCTTCAGGATCGTGACAATGCCTTGAACACACTCAAGGAAGACCGCGACGAAAAGCAGCAAGAGCTGGATGCTCTCAAGTCCACCTGTGATAGCCGCTGCAGTGACATCAATGACCTGTTGACGGAAATTGATGAATCACTCGTGTCCGAGGACACCAAGCGTGCAGGCTTGATTGAACTGGTTCAGCCGCGCATTCGCCAACGCTACGAACTGCTCCTCAAGCGCCGCAACGGTACGGCTCTGGTTGAAGCCCGTCGCGGGACCTGCCTTGGCTGCAACATGCATCTGCCACCTCAATTTTTCAACAACATGTTGAAAAAACAGAGTATCGACAGCTGCCCGCATTGTAACCGCTTGCTGTTTATTATGCCGGACGGCGAGTAA